One part of the Clostridium thermosuccinogenes genome encodes these proteins:
- a CDS encoding IS30 family transposase, with protein sequence MRGFKHLSQEERNIIEQRLISRKSFKSIARELGKDPTTISKEVKNHIQFRKTGCYGRVFNDCKHRIGCPVKHLCGSLRCSRYCRACKSRMCSSLCHEYQQEICPKLSKPPYVCNGCEDKQSCTLEKRIYSATHAQREYETVRSECRQGLQITEEEAIRLDSIISPLLIKGQSLHHICINHADEIMLDERTLYNYVDKGIFTAKNIDMPRVVRMGRRKKGKDQFKVDKKCRIGRTYQDFLKFMQEHPDLPVVEMDTVIGRIGGKVLLTLHFTVPQLMLAFIRDANTSQSVIDIFDQLYLELGPDTFRKLFPVLLCDNGSEFSNPSAIEFDSHGQRRTCVFYCNPLAPYQKGAAENNHALIRRIIPKGTSLDEFTQRDITLMMNHINSYSRLNLGDKTPYWAFGLLYGEEILRRMNVELIPTDNVTLHSSLLKK encoded by the coding sequence ATGCGTGGCTTTAAACATTTGAGTCAGGAAGAAAGAAATATAATTGAACAAAGGTTAATCAGCAGGAAATCATTCAAAAGCATAGCACGCGAGCTTGGAAAGGACCCAACCACGATATCCAAGGAAGTGAAGAACCATATCCAATTTAGGAAAACCGGCTGTTATGGAAGAGTGTTCAATGATTGTAAACATCGTATTGGTTGCCCTGTTAAGCATCTTTGCGGCAGTTTGCGTTGTAGCCGTTATTGTCGCGCTTGCAAGTCTCGCATGTGTTCATCACTATGTCATGAGTATCAACAGGAAATTTGTCCCAAGCTTTCGAAGCCGCCCTATGTTTGTAATGGTTGTGAAGACAAACAGTCTTGTACATTAGAGAAGAGGATTTATTCTGCAACACATGCACAAAGAGAATACGAGACAGTACGCTCTGAGTGCCGTCAGGGTTTACAAATCACTGAAGAAGAAGCGATAAGATTGGATTCCATTATTAGCCCGCTGCTAATTAAAGGCCAGTCACTCCACCATATATGCATTAACCATGCTGATGAAATCATGCTCGATGAACGCACACTCTACAACTATGTGGACAAGGGTATCTTTACAGCAAAAAATATCGATATGCCAAGAGTTGTACGTATGGGCAGACGTAAAAAGGGAAAAGACCAGTTCAAAGTGGATAAAAAATGCCGAATAGGCCGAACTTATCAAGACTTTCTTAAATTTATGCAAGAGCATCCGGACCTTCCCGTAGTGGAAATGGACACGGTAATAGGAAGAATAGGCGGCAAAGTCCTGCTGACACTGCATTTTACTGTCCCACAGCTCATGCTCGCATTCATTAGAGATGCTAATACCTCCCAATCTGTCATTGATATCTTTGATCAGCTTTACCTGGAACTAGGCCCGGATACCTTCCGCAAATTGTTCCCGGTATTACTTTGTGACAACGGCAGTGAGTTCTCGAATCCGTCCGCTATTGAATTCGATTCACATGGGCAACGCAGAACCTGTGTATTCTACTGTAATCCGCTGGCTCCTTACCAGAAAGGCGCAGCAGAAAACAACCATGCTTTGATTAGACGCATTATCCCAAAGGGTACTTCTCTTGATGAGTTTACTCAGCGGGACATAACTCTTATGATGAACCATATCAACTCGTACAGTCGACTGAATCTCGGGGATAAAACCCCTTATTGGGCTTTTGGATTGCTCTACGGGGAAGAAATATTAAGAAGGATGAATGTAGAACTCATCCCGACAGATAATGTCACCCTGCATTCATCCCTTCTTAAGAAATAA
- a CDS encoding fibronectin type III domain-containing protein, whose protein sequence is MFGLKKIDWKDFLKIILVITVVAAGIAGHEAAYGAADSSLKLTVLYTTQIRLDWEDNLNNESGYIIDRKVDSEDFKEIASLPANSTSYTDSSVSIGKVYTYRVRWIDASKMTHIYTAEVSTTTTAVEAPISLKVTPMSSTRIDLTWTYPNSQSYETAIERRVKDGEWELIATVSKDVNSYSDEGLKPNTIYYYRVKAVSGTQVSSRTYPNNNVGIGAHVLMDGPKNLYGYAVTNARISLHWDDCENETMYYVERRADGEDTFTTVGYVAANTTYWSDWGVNANTRYTYRVKAVATANSYAYSDEVAVTSTYLESPVNLKASGISSTEIALSWDDNSGRETGFEIWRREEGSSSWSKIDSVGRNVKSYTDSEVFAGKKYYYRVRASVFQKDIFSAFTNEAAAYAQGLKAPGNLNYTVDSNSQIRLTWTDNSSNETGFIIERKTGMDGAWSVIATLGAGKTSFTHTGLAKNVHYFYRVKAFNSVNNSGAYSEELEVVIGDIPEAPSGFRIEVLSSTEVRLIWTDNSDDELGFEIERRQGSVRTFSKVGETGANAESYLDRGLKPGTRYCYRIRAFNKNGKSKYSREIYVTTRKGEEFADVDSGYWAYGAIQTTVSRGIMAVGEEKRFDPEGIVTRGEFAAIIVKAFDLEKATAGAFDDVNPGTEHYKEILILKGLGIVSGDENNRYYPGNPLSRQDMSVIVARTMKALDKPLTGYGESVLNKYYDRDSIDSYALTSMSSLVGEKIINERIRNGRTYLDPKAGITRAETAWVLYNLLRML, encoded by the coding sequence GTGTTTGGCTTGAAAAAGATAGACTGGAAGGATTTCTTAAAAATAATACTGGTGATTACAGTGGTCGCAGCGGGCATAGCCGGCCATGAGGCTGCATATGGAGCGGCAGATTCATCTCTTAAGCTTACTGTATTGTATACTACACAGATACGATTGGACTGGGAGGATAACCTGAACAATGAAAGTGGCTATATAATTGACAGGAAGGTTGACTCCGAAGACTTCAAGGAGATTGCATCCTTGCCTGCGAATTCCACAAGCTATACCGATTCCAGTGTTTCAATCGGCAAGGTTTATACTTACAGGGTTCGCTGGATTGATGCATCTAAAATGACCCATATATATACTGCTGAAGTGTCCACAACGACCACAGCGGTTGAGGCGCCCATATCTCTTAAAGTTACCCCTATGTCTTCCACCAGGATTGACCTGACATGGACCTATCCCAACTCCCAAAGCTACGAGACGGCTATTGAAAGAAGGGTGAAGGATGGCGAATGGGAGCTCATAGCGACGGTAAGCAAGGATGTCAACAGTTATAGCGATGAAGGATTGAAGCCAAATACAATTTATTATTACAGGGTTAAAGCGGTATCAGGAACTCAGGTGAGTTCTCGCACATATCCCAACAATAATGTGGGAATAGGGGCGCATGTCTTGATGGACGGACCGAAAAACCTATATGGATATGCTGTTACCAATGCACGTATATCCCTGCATTGGGACGATTGTGAGAATGAAACCATGTACTATGTTGAGAGAAGGGCCGATGGTGAAGATACATTTACAACTGTAGGATATGTGGCGGCCAACACCACCTATTGGAGCGACTGGGGAGTAAATGCAAATACAAGATATACATACAGGGTGAAGGCAGTAGCGACTGCAAACAGCTATGCATACTCCGATGAGGTGGCGGTAACCAGCACCTACCTGGAATCACCCGTTAACCTTAAGGCATCAGGTATATCATCTACGGAAATTGCTTTAAGCTGGGATGATAATTCGGGCAGAGAAACCGGATTTGAGATATGGAGAAGGGAAGAGGGATCAAGTTCTTGGAGTAAAATTGATTCGGTAGGAAGAAACGTAAAGAGCTATACAGATAGCGAGGTCTTTGCTGGTAAAAAATATTATTACAGAGTGCGGGCATCTGTTTTTCAAAAGGATATATTTTCTGCTTTCACTAATGAGGCGGCAGCATATGCTCAAGGTTTAAAAGCGCCGGGAAATTTGAATTATACTGTGGATTCGAATTCCCAAATAAGATTGACATGGACTGATAATTCCAGCAATGAAACTGGTTTTATAATTGAGAGAAAAACAGGGATGGACGGTGCCTGGAGCGTGATTGCCACCCTGGGAGCAGGTAAGACGAGCTTTACCCATACAGGTCTGGCGAAGAATGTCCATTATTTTTACAGGGTTAAGGCTTTTAACTCCGTGAATAACTCAGGCGCATACAGCGAAGAGCTGGAGGTGGTCATAGGAGACATACCTGAAGCTCCGTCCGGATTTAGAATTGAAGTTTTATCTTCCACAGAGGTACGCCTTATATGGACGGACAATTCCGATGATGAGCTGGGATTTGAGATAGAACGGAGACAGGGCAGCGTCAGGACTTTCAGCAAGGTGGGCGAAACGGGTGCAAATGCTGAATCCTACCTGGATCGCGGCCTAAAACCGGGAACAAGATACTGCTACAGGATAAGGGCTTTTAACAAGAACGGAAAATCAAAATACAGCAGGGAAATATATGTGACGACGAGAAAAGGCGAAGAATTTGCCGATGTAGATTCCGGCTACTGGGCATATGGAGCAATACAGACCACGGTTTCCAGAGGGATAATGGCAGTCGGCGAGGAAAAACGTTTTGATCCTGAAGGAATCGTAACCAGAGGAGAGTTTGCCGCAATCATAGTGAAAGCTTTTGACCTTGAAAAGGCAACTGCGGGAGCTTTCGACGATGTAAACCCAGGAACTGAGCATTACAAGGAGATACTGATTTTGAAGGGACTGGGAATTGTTTCGGGAGATGAAAATAACCGCTATTATCCGGGAAATCCTCTGAGCAGACAAGATATGAGCGTTATTGTTGCCAGGACAATGAAAGCTCTTGATAAACCGCTTACAGGGTATGGAGAGTCGGTGCTGAATAAATATTATGATCGGGATTCCATAGATTCTTACGCTTTGACAAGCATGTCGTCCCTTGTGGGTGAGAAGATCATAAACGAAAGGATACGAAACGGCAGAACCTATTTGGATCCGAAAGCCGGCATAACGCGAGCGGAAACTGCATGGGTACTGTATAATCTGCTGAGGATGCTTTGA
- a CDS encoding cyclase family protein — protein MKIRRIIDISRSIYPGMALWPGDKDMEIIRDQSIKNGDGCNVSSIKIGLHAGTHVDAPYHFIDDGIKIDSLDLSRFTGYTKVFELNVERCITEKDIISFPIEPGDAVFFKTANSSIPEDGIFREDFIYIDKSAADYLVEKKVRTVGVDYLSVEGFHTKSSQVHTTLLSNNIGIVEGLMLKDVEPGEYFFSCLPLKIDGVEGSPVRAVLIEEG, from the coding sequence ATGAAAATCAGGCGCATTATCGATATCAGCAGAAGCATTTACCCAGGCATGGCCCTATGGCCTGGAGACAAGGATATGGAGATTATAAGGGATCAATCTATAAAGAATGGCGACGGATGCAATGTATCTTCCATAAAGATAGGCTTGCATGCAGGCACTCATGTGGATGCTCCCTATCATTTCATAGATGACGGAATAAAGATAGACTCCCTTGATCTGTCCCGGTTCACCGGATACACCAAAGTCTTTGAACTCAATGTTGAAAGATGCATAACAGAGAAGGATATCATCTCTTTTCCAATCGAACCTGGCGATGCGGTATTTTTCAAAACCGCAAACAGTTCTATACCTGAGGATGGAATTTTCCGGGAGGATTTCATCTATATAGACAAATCAGCAGCGGATTATCTTGTGGAAAAGAAGGTCAGGACAGTAGGGGTGGATTATCTTTCGGTTGAAGGCTTCCATACAAAAAGCAGCCAGGTGCATACCACCCTTTTGTCAAATAACATCGGTATAGTTGAAGGCCTTATGCTTAAGGATGTGGAGCCAGGGGAGTATTTTTTCTCTTGCCTGCCCCTTAAAATCGATGGCGTAGAAGGTTCCCCGGTCAGAGCAGTTCTGATCGAGGAAGGTTAA
- a CDS encoding DUF6648 family protein: MNKFDQFLRHRQSLLIQYKMGDMTKSEFIEENFRYMESLDIKPFTKVDNIKKAVYNHHYYNTYAKYWRWIANDPKNSDKERRNYYAESMNYYHLKDKTTLALLRLIDFNCEAYYVNVKSKQLKGKLIEIVIKDPDILMEIDAFHYLGDSDEGDFLILHTKSAAIADVLRAEGLLENKKQQSLTDDYINKKY; the protein is encoded by the coding sequence ATGAATAAATTTGACCAGTTTTTAAGACACAGACAAAGCCTCCTAATACAATACAAAATGGGGGATATGACTAAAAGCGAATTTATTGAAGAAAATTTCCGGTATATGGAGAGCCTTGATATCAAGCCTTTCACAAAGGTGGATAACATAAAAAAGGCTGTATACAATCACCATTATTATAACACCTATGCCAAGTACTGGCGTTGGATTGCCAATGACCCAAAAAATTCAGATAAGGAACGCCGCAATTACTATGCGGAGTCCATGAATTATTACCATTTAAAAGATAAAACCACCCTTGCCCTGCTTCGGCTGATTGATTTCAACTGTGAGGCATATTACGTCAATGTCAAATCAAAACAATTGAAGGGCAAGCTGATTGAGATTGTCATAAAAGACCCTGATATATTGATGGAAATTGATGCTTTTCATTACCTGGGCGATTCCGATGAAGGGGATTTTTTGATTCTTCATACCAAGAGCGCTGCAATTGCCGATGTTTTGAGAGCAGAAGGCCTTTTGGAAAATAAAAAGCAGCAATCCCTGACGGATGATTATATTAACAAGAAATATTAG
- the pepF gene encoding oligoendopeptidase F, translated as MAGKTNTLPKRDEIDAKYKWALEHIYEDNEKWEEDFKKVKALSGEIKNFRGTLGESDEKLLACLKLCDEMLSLNDKVFVYARMRKDEDNSNGFYQALADRAATLATEVYASVSFIVPEIISIPEEKLKGFLEKNEDLRLYKHYIDELLRQKNHTLSEREEELLALSSEIARAPRDIFTMFNNADIKFPVIKDENGEEVELTKGRYISFLENKDRRVRQDAFHALYSSYKKFENTLAASLIGNVKKNRFYSSVRKYGSSLEASLDSDNISVDVYNNLIDTINKNLPLLHRYLRLRKKALKLDELHMYDLYVPIVEEPGKKVPYEEALKMVEQGLQPLGGEYVGYLKEGFESGWIDVYENQGKTSGAYSWGAYNTHPYVLLNYQDTINDVFTIAHEMGHALHTFYTNKTQPYIYSEYKIFVAEVASTVNESLLMQHMLKNTQSKAEKAYLLNHYLEEFRGTVFRQVMFAEFEKIIHEKIEQGEALTAESLSKIYYDLNVKYFGPEVTVDEDIAMEWARIPHFYTSFYVYKYATGFSAATSISQQILNEGQPAVERYIGFLSSGGSDYPLELLKKAGVDLSTPKPVQDALDVFAQVLEELEKLI; from the coding sequence ATGGCTGGTAAAACTAATACACTGCCAAAGCGTGATGAAATTGATGCTAAATATAAATGGGCACTGGAACATATCTATGAAGACAACGAAAAGTGGGAAGAGGATTTTAAAAAGGTAAAAGCTCTCTCGGGAGAGATAAAGAATTTTAGAGGGACCCTTGGAGAAAGCGATGAAAAACTACTGGCGTGTTTGAAATTGTGCGACGAGATGCTGTCGCTGAACGATAAGGTGTTTGTATATGCGAGGATGCGCAAGGATGAGGACAACTCCAACGGCTTCTACCAGGCCTTAGCTGACAGGGCGGCAACTCTTGCCACCGAAGTGTATGCATCGGTTTCCTTTATAGTGCCTGAGATTATTTCTATACCGGAGGAGAAGTTAAAGGGCTTTTTGGAGAAAAATGAGGATCTGCGGCTATACAAGCATTATATAGATGAACTGCTGCGGCAGAAAAATCATACCCTTTCGGAGCGGGAAGAGGAGCTTCTGGCACTTTCTTCAGAGATAGCCCGGGCTCCGCGGGACATTTTCACAATGTTCAACAATGCCGATATTAAATTCCCGGTGATTAAAGATGAAAACGGAGAAGAGGTTGAACTTACAAAGGGAAGGTATATAAGTTTTCTCGAAAATAAAGACAGAAGGGTGCGGCAGGATGCATTCCATGCCCTTTACAGCTCTTACAAAAAATTTGAAAACACCCTGGCGGCTTCTCTTATAGGCAATGTAAAAAAGAACAGGTTTTATTCTTCCGTGAGGAAGTATGGTTCAAGCCTTGAAGCTTCCCTGGATTCCGATAACATCTCCGTTGATGTATACAATAACCTGATCGATACCATAAACAAGAACCTACCTTTGCTTCACAGGTATTTAAGGCTGCGCAAAAAGGCTTTGAAGCTGGATGAGCTGCATATGTATGATCTGTATGTGCCCATCGTGGAAGAACCCGGCAAGAAAGTGCCTTATGAGGAGGCATTGAAGATGGTTGAGCAAGGGCTTCAGCCTTTGGGTGGGGAATATGTAGGATATCTGAAAGAAGGTTTTGAGTCGGGCTGGATCGATGTGTATGAGAACCAGGGCAAAACCAGCGGAGCATATTCCTGGGGGGCTTACAATACCCATCCTTATGTGCTGTTGAACTATCAGGACACCATTAATGATGTATTTACGATAGCCCATGAAATGGGGCATGCTCTGCATACCTTTTATACCAACAAAACTCAGCCGTATATATATTCGGAATACAAGATATTTGTAGCGGAGGTTGCATCTACAGTCAACGAATCGCTGCTCATGCAGCATATGCTTAAAAATACCCAAAGCAAGGCTGAAAAGGCTTACCTGCTGAATCATTACCTTGAAGAGTTCAGAGGTACAGTATTCCGGCAGGTCATGTTCGCCGAGTTCGAGAAGATTATACATGAAAAGATTGAGCAGGGTGAGGCGTTGACAGCAGAATCCCTGTCCAAGATATATTATGATTTGAACGTGAAATATTTTGGGCCTGAGGTGACGGTGGACGAAGATATCGCCATGGAATGGGCAAGGATACCGCATTTTTACACCAGCTTTTATGTGTACAAGTATGCTACGGGATTCTCAGCAGCCACATCCATCTCCCAGCAGATACTTAATGAGGGCCAGCCGGCTGTGGAACGGTATATAGGATTCTTGAGCAGCGGAGGCTCCGATTATCCTCTGGAGCTTTTAAAGAAAGCCGGAGTGGACCTTTCTACGCCCAAGCCTGTCCAGGATGCTCTGGATGTGTTCGCTCAGGTGCTGGAAGAACTGGAGAAGCTTATTTAA